The following nucleotide sequence is from Halomonas chromatireducens.
CATCGCCTTCGTGCGTGACAACGGCCTTGAGGTCGAGTGGATCCTCGAGACCCACGTTCACGCCGATCATCTCTCCGCCGCGCCCTATCTGCATGAGAACCTCGGCGGAAAGACCGGTATCGGCGCCAACATCACAGTGGTGCAGGATGTCTTCGGCAAGGCCTTCAATGCCGGCACCGAGTTCGCCCGGGATGGCAGCCAGTTCGACCGCCTGTTCGAGGAAGGCGACACCTTTGCCATCGGCAGCCTGGTAGGGCGTGTGTTGCACACACCGGGCCACACACCTGCCTGCCTGACCTATGTGATCGACGATGCCGCCTTCGTCGGCGACACCCTGTTCATGCCCGACTACGGTACTGCCCGCTGCGACTTCCCAGGCGGTGATGCCCGCACCCTCTATCGCTCCATCCAGAAGGTCCTGGCTTTGCCGGGGGAGACCCGCATCTTCCTGTGCCACGACTACAAGGCGCCGGAACGAGAGAAGTACCAGCATGAAACCAGCGTGGCCGAGCAGCGCGCACAGAACGTGCATGTGCACGAAGGCATCAGCGAGGAGGAGTTCGTCCAGATGCGTACCGAGCGCGATGCGACCCTCGATATG
It contains:
- a CDS encoding MBL fold metallo-hydrolase — translated: MSTPIVTHFFDEPTNTFSYVVQDPDSKSCAILDSVLDFDYAAGRTDVRSADQIIAFVRDNGLEVEWILETHVHADHLSAAPYLHENLGGKTGIGANITVVQDVFGKAFNAGTEFARDGSQFDRLFEEGDTFAIGSLVGRVLHTPGHTPACLTYVIDDAAFVGDTLFMPDYGTARCDFPGGDARTLYRSIQKVLALPGETRIFLCHDYKAPEREKYQHETSVAEQRAQNVHVHEGISEEEFVQMRTERDATLDMPKLIIPSVQVNMRAGHMPPAEDNGQVYLKVPINKF